The following nucleotide sequence is from Oenanthe melanoleuca isolate GR-GAL-2019-014 chromosome 5, OMel1.0, whole genome shotgun sequence.
CTCCCTtggttagcatttccctccctgagttgactcacctgtgctgccaggactGAAATGGGTTTCCCgtcccattttcccatgtcttcccCATGGTCTTGCGGGAAGAACCACTCAGCTCATGGGGTGTACACTCTCTCCCTAGCGAGGGGGTGTTGGGCTCTAAATTTGGGGCTTGTGACTCActctggtgctgcactgatcttccTAATCTCCTccctcacctccctcagcccctcttGGAGGCTCTTGACCAAGGCAGAGACATTGGTCTGTATcgggccattcatcatactctcaaaatttctgagcttGTCAacaacagaacccactgtctccCGGTTGTTATCAGCATTAATCATTGCAGTAAAAGTGGTATATTTAGATGGCCTCAGGTTTGTCAGATTCCAcaacatctgccctgtgcacctgaccttgtcagggtcattgtcatgctgtccatccctcccaaagtGTACCTTTAATATCGCCATTTCTCTCAGCTATGGTggtgctcctgcattctctctctgtggacaaacctctctctcacactcattaaaagccacACCCAGAGGGAAAGGGGGCCTGGCTTCCTTACAAATACCTGATCCATACCTGAGTCCTGGGtcaaggatcccaaattccttgcCTCAGTACCATCtagttgcacacctgttcccataaggtcccagacccggagtaaccaagttgtaaaagtCTCACAACCACGTGCCACCCGAACCAGGGTAAGCGCGACCACATGATGCCACCTAATGAGGTTTCTATattgttgggggttgagtgttttcctgttgctgtgtcaatttaaagaatttttcccattgtcatgccaatggagctggccggttacaccgcggatctttgctGACTCTGGAGAAAAGGGGCAGGTGGGATcagcttggagaggggctctcatgcttccggaggggactcgtgtttccggcgAGCTTGGAGGAGGATCCCcccggtcttggagccacgcggccgaaggcaggagagccagaccctctgcgatcacctgccctgcatctgccccgctgcagcctcctgcctctgcggacacagcgaatcacccggacaccaacggtgagcgaggagctgcccgctccagccgctcccacccgagaTTGGCACAGCCGCAGCCGCCCACTCCCACCTTCGCTCCTGCTGAGAGAgcgtgcccacagctaaagaaaggtctggaaccgagtaatctgttctgttttgttagtaattttaacaactgctgttgtttctgctggtacagttagatatattagtaaaagagctgttattcctacccccttatctctgcctcagagtccttgattcaaacgtttgtaatatttggggggagtggaattcgggtctctgtttcaaaggaaaacttctgcctttactggcagacacttgtccttcaaaccaagacataTATCCAGCACACAAAAATTAGGCCACttaagaactgttattccttttATCTCTCGATGCCCTCGTGCCCCACATTGGgagccaaaatctgtcctggtttgaaggacatgtgtctgccaataaaggcagaagcttcccTTTGAAATGGAGAAGGTAAACTCCCTCcatccaaattattataattttagaATTAgggggctttcaggcaaagcacaacagttctttactaggaaaattaacatagaaatacagtattgcaAAGAACAATCCTAAAACagtgacagagtcagaatacaacctgacaccccatcagtcaggaTATTGGTAGCAGTTCAATTGAATtgtggctacagtcctcctgcagtggcagatgtggttcagctgaaacagtgatcctgtagaagggtgcagtttcCCTCTGAAGgcccagggatgatgtggaaaggtccagttttcttctggaatccagtggaaagaaggtatcttggtgtccaaaatctcagtttttatctaggtaggaaagacTTGGCTCCTCCCCCGGGCTGCAGCATCGCTCAATGGGATGATGTGATTTTATCTTAATGGCCTTAATgacccagcagcagatgatatcttcttGGAgagaggatgggttgtggaaaagataaagatggtTGCCCCACCAGGTCTTAAAGATGgaccattagcagataatatgtgccacggagaaaagggtcactgccccacccggcttcaacagatggtgatagaatacacatttctggccacatcctgtattgcaacccaacaCAGCTTCCCACTGAGAGAGGGTGGGTTCAGACTTGATTTTGGGAAGAACTCCTTCCTTGTGAGGATGCTgggcacaggttgcccagagggATGTGGTCAggtaaaaacaaacacaagtgTTCCCAGgacagaggaagaggaggatgagctCCAATAAGGGCTGGAAAAAGGATCACAGCACCCTAAAATCTCCAATGGCTCTAATAGGTCTCTAATAGTTTTCCGTACCACATTAAGGGAATTGGCAGTAATTAATGTTGTATAAATGCTGATAACCTGGCTGCAAGCAGCTGATTGCTGCGCATTTCTTGGGTTGTGTGAGCCTGCACTAGAATtacaaaaatgggatttcttggctcagctgtgctcccacGAGCCCAGGGAAGGTTTTGGCAATGATTCTGGAGCCTGTCCAAGAATGGGAATTGTTTCTGACAAGCAGCCACATTTTTAGAGTGCTGCCAACAGTGCCAGCACTGGAAGcattccagtgccaccagcaccaccagcatccctctgctgctTCAGGAACAATGACCCcccaaggaagagaaagaaggagtGTAAGAAACCTGCTGAGAGTGGGGAGGCAGCTGAAGAATGTCCCATTAGGAAGGGTGTTTCCAATCTGCAGGAAATGAAGAGCCGTTCAAAGAAATCTACATGTCGAGCGACTTCCTCTggtgcagggaaaaaaaacaaaagagacaaATATCTCTGAGGAAGTGAAATTCTGACATAGACAAAAATGCAATTTCCGACTTTCCTGTGACTCCAGCCAGCCTTGGGAAAAAACAGCAGGACAAGGCACGGAGAAAGCCAGCAGGACAGGACTGAGGAGCTCCTGGTGATCTGAAcactttctctttcttcatgtTTCTGACGTGGGAGGAGCCCCTTTACGACATGAATCCCAAAGGATCAAGAGGTACCAGGAAGCACCGCTGATCTGCACAGACCccctttgcctgctgctgccccacagtgAACAGGTCAGtgcaatgttttccttcctccctcccccaccttcctttcctccagcagctgctctgttcctgccacCCTCTCCCGATTACCACAGTGtcctccccaggtgctccctgctctccctaaTCTTCccttctgcccttcctgccAAAACAGCCCAACCCTACCATAATCAACTTATAATCTCCCCTCCACATCTCACCCATCCCCACTGaatccttcccactgcagggatCTGCTGAGGAGCCGCATGGTCCAAACCCAGATTCTCCAAGCACTGactcccagcccctctgaccACAGCCAGGGACCACATCCCACTGCTTGTCCAGTGTCCATCCATGGAAATCACCACAGTGcccccatctcctgcctcaGCCACTGAAGGGGACAGTCTCTGCGAGATAAATGTCACCAACGTGGCCTTACACAGTGTGGCACTGCTCATCTCGCTctgtgggctggctgggaaCGGGGCTGCCCTTTGGCTCCTTGGCCCCCGCTGTTTATCCAGGAACAGCACCACCCGTTTCATTGTCGACCTGACTATTTTTgacttccttctcttcctccatcTGGTGCCCTCCAGtctgttttttctgctggaGGACATGTCCTGCTTTGTCATCATGCCCTTGCAGTATGTGTGGTTGGTTTTCTGCCTATCACTGATGtacagcagcctggggctgtaCCTGCTGACAGCCATCAACATCCAGAGGTGCAGGTTCATCCACTGCTGGGTCTGGCAAAGCTGCTACTGTCCCCAGCACCGCACAAAGGTGGTGTCTGCCCTGCTTGGGGCATTGTCCATCACTGTTATTGCTCTCTATACCgc
It contains:
- the LOC130253432 gene encoding mas-related G-protein coupled receptor member H-like; its protein translation is MEITTVPPSPASATEGDSLCEINVTNVALHSVALLISLCGLAGNGAALWLLGPRCLSRNSTTRFIVDLTIFDFLLFLHLVPSSLFFLLEDMSCFVIMPLQYVWLVFCLSLMYSSLGLYLLTAINIQRCRFIHCWVWQSCYCPQHRTKVVSALLGALSITVIALYTAVIFLCASQLSQHCRVSLLSMYAFNILLCAPFTLISSTVLFIKVKSGSHQQKPKRLDIVICLILPFTLPLSIWKFLQEFGYTIFSSQEAFLLICIHSTIKPFIYFLAGSCWRHCSIGSLRLSLQGIFEEPEESPADIDDPAMEACSESHDSTCCIAEGAWDSG